The Paenibacillus sp. G2S3 region AATGTCGAACAGTAAAGACCAGTTCTCGATATAGAAAATATCGTGTTTGATCCGCTCCTCGATGGAAGTATCACCGCGAAGTCCATTGCTCTGTGCCCAACCTGTGATTCCAGGGCGTACATGGTGTTTTACCATATACTTTGGAATTTCGTCACGGAACTGTTCTACATAATATGGGCGTTCTGGCCGAGGACCAACTACACTCATATGTCCCAGTAACACATTAAAAAATTGCGGAAGCTCATCCAGACTTGTCTTACGAATAAAGGTACCAAATCTAGTTCTACGAGGATCTTCTCGCGTACTCCAGCCCGTATCCTCTTCGCCGTCCTGCTGCATCTTCATGGAGCGGAACTTATACATCATAAAATTACGACGGTTCAATCCCACACGTTCCTGCCGGAATATAATCGGTCCCGGAGAGGTCAGACGAACACCAAGAGCCACGATAAGCATCACGGGAGAGATCATAATAATGGCGAACAAAGAGAACACAATATCAAACAATCGTTTTGCCATCTTATTACCCGTCATATCTAGTGGAATATCACGAACATTAATCATTGGCATGCCTGCAAAGTTATCAAAGTAAGGACGGGCTGGTAAGTAGTCGAAAAAGTCAGGGATAATCAATGTGCGTACGCCTGCTTTTTCACAAGCCGCAATAATTGAAGGATACTTCGAATGCGCATCAAGTGGCAGCGCGAGTATAACCTCATCCACAGGCAGCATCTCTAGCATTCCAGACAACTGGTCAACCGTTCCTAGAATCGGTTTATAGCGCTGTTCCTCAATTCCATCCCAAGTATGATAGTCATCCAAGAAACCAATCGCTTCGTATCCGAGCTCGGGGTATTGCTCCAGATTGTTATAGAATCTTTTACCAAGTGTACCTGCGCCGATGATAAGTACGAACTGTCGATTAAAGCCTTTTTCGCGAAAAGATTTAAGCATCTTCTTCAGCACATAACGGTACAGCATAATAGAAAGAACGTTAAATCCCATATAAATAGCAAGGTAGGTACGAGAGATATCGATTTCTTTCACAAAGAACATCAGACCGAGTAAAATGAATATGCTCATGATATGAACTTGGAAAATCTTGATAAATTCATCGACAAAACGTTTCTTACGTTTAGGCAAATACAGTGACAATAATATACCGATTAACACTGCAACTCCGCCATAAATCATACTCCAGTAAGCGTACGACTCTACAGGCAACGGATTGTAAAAATCCATCCATCCACTTTTAAACTTAAGCCACCAAGCCGCTAAAAAAGAGATCTGGATGACAATAAAGTCAGCAACCATATAGAGCTGTGTTAAAAATTTCTGATTACGCCGAATCATAAATTCACCTCAGTGTTCTTTTCGTTACGTGCACCTGTTTCATTAGTGGAGTTAAGACTCTGTGCAGGTGATGGAACTCTTTTAGG contains the following coding sequences:
- a CDS encoding undecaprenyl-phosphate glucose phosphotransferase, with translation MIRRNQKFLTQLYMVADFIVIQISFLAAWWLKFKSGWMDFYNPLPVESYAYWSMIYGGVAVLIGILLSLYLPKRKKRFVDEFIKIFQVHIMSIFILLGLMFFVKEIDISRTYLAIYMGFNVLSIMLYRYVLKKMLKSFREKGFNRQFVLIIGAGTLGKRFYNNLEQYPELGYEAIGFLDDYHTWDGIEEQRYKPILGTVDQLSGMLEMLPVDEVILALPLDAHSKYPSIIAACEKAGVRTLIIPDFFDYLPARPYFDNFAGMPMINVRDIPLDMTGNKMAKRLFDIVFSLFAIIMISPVMLIVALGVRLTSPGPIIFRQERVGLNRRNFMMYKFRSMKMQQDGEEDTGWSTREDPRRTRFGTFIRKTSLDELPQFFNVLLGHMSVVGPRPERPYYVEQFRDEIPKYMVKHHVRPGITGWAQSNGLRGDTSIEERIKHDIFYIENWSLLFDIRIIFKTIRNGFVNKNAY